A window of Geotrypetes seraphini chromosome 16, aGeoSer1.1, whole genome shotgun sequence genomic DNA:
tcccccccattgccccaggtacattaggtagattgtgagccccccaggacagagagggaaaaatgctggagtacctgaataaattcatggaaaccgttctgagctcccctgggagaacagtatagaaaattgaataaaaaaataaatattttgtctATTTTATGGATATTTGGTGTGTCTTAATAATATGTATGTTGTTTTGTATATCGCTTTGAttgtaagtcaggggtgtccaatgtcggtcctcgagggcctcagtccagtcggattttcaggatttccccaatgaatatacatgaggtctatttgcatgcactgctttcattgtatgctaatagatctcatgcatattcattggggaaatcctgaaaacccgactggattgcggccctcgaggaccgacattggacacccctgttgtaagTGGTTtacactttttttattttttatttttttaaataaataaattgtgtggCTCCAGCTTTTCTAAAGAATGCCATTCAATTCTATACAGCAAGACATGCGTTGAGAGTAAATGAGGAGAGAAGGGTAGCGATGTCAGATTTGCTGTGACCCGCCATGGTTGTCTCTCAATACTAAGCCCCAAATTGTGGAACACTCTCCCTGAATACCGGCACGGTTGCAATTCTTTCTAGCAGTTTAAAAAGCAGCTGAAAACATATTTGCTTGTAAAGGCATTTTTTTAAGGATCTGATGGAGCATCTTGCCTATAAGGGCTGCTTCTTGTAAATATTACCTGTGCAATGGGTGTTTCATGTTGTTTTaactattatgtatgttttaaattGTCAGCTGCTTAGTTGTAAGGGGGGTTATAAATCTGAAAAATAAATCACCCACTGGAGCCTTCCCCCTCCTCTCCGAAAGCCACAAGCCTAGCGATACCATGCCCGGATTGATGTGGACATGTCCGGGTGTCTGGATTGTAgggagtttgtctgggttttggactcAATCTCTCCAGTCCAGCCCCCACCTTGGAGTTGGGGACGGCTCTCGTGAGTCTCCTATGTAACCCCCTCTAGGGCTGCAATTTCAAAACTCTGGGCAGCCAGCAGCATTAGCGAGTGATCCTGCTGctgtcggcctgccccggaagccttcGCTCTGCTTCACCCGCCTATATGggaacaggaagtgctgcagagtgaaggcttctggggcaggccgacggCAGCAGGATCATTCGTTAACGCTGCTGGCTGCCCAAAGGTTTTAAATAGCAGCACCGGAGGACGTATGTGATGACAGGGGGAGACCTAAAAAGCAATCTGTGACTCCGGGGTGGCCCAGGTGTGGGGCTAGAGAGAGAGGCTGtgctggggtggggaggggggagcggtttagaggtaaaactagaggaagtggtgtagaacaggtacaagtggatcgattttttgctgCTTCAAGATTTACGACTAGGGGGGGacgacactcgatgaagttacaaggaaatacttttaaaaccaatcggaggaaatattttttcactcagagaatcgttaagctctggaatgcgttgccagaggatgtggtaagagcggttaatgtagccatttttttaaaaaaggtttggacacgttccaggaggaaaagtctatagtctgctgtcgagacagactatggacttagccactgcttgccctggatcggtagcctggaatgctgctactaattgagtttttgccaggcactcgtgacttggattggcctccatgaagacaggatattaggttaaatggaccattggttaaatggtcccagtaaggctattttgaTGAGGCAGGGGTGGGGCGGAGAATGGGCAGGTTgaggggggcggggtctggcatCCTCTTTTTTGACTTACCAAATCTGAGAACCCTACACCTGCCAGATCCTGTGACGAGGATGCTGGAGAAATCAGGAAAACTTTGGAAAAGCTTTCTTATACAATCAACTTGTTACATTTTCCCCCGGATACATGCATTCATTTCAAACACAAACACAATACAGTGCTCTTTCTATACTTTGTGGTTCACACTTGTTAATTGCAATCGCACACATTAACCGATGTTAAATGAAACAGAACTTAGCTGGCATTCATCCCttgttctctgtctcttcagaAGTTACGGTTTCTGATTCTCTCTGGCCCAGCACAATGTATCTCTCTGGTCCTCTCACTTTTCCACTATCTTTCCTTCCCTATGACACTCGTTTCCCACATTCATCTGCTTGAGTTCAATGTGGCTTAAAATTATTGTCAAAATATCGGCAGAAAATAACTAATACAACTTCAGtgtggaaacaaaaaaaaaaaaggggctaATACACCCCAGAAATTGCAAGAAATTAATCTAAGAAGTAACCAAGAGAGAATCCAACTGGAATGACAGTTTTACTCACCAGTACCATTGGAAAGGGAAATAGCTGGGTCGCTGTGTGATCTAGCCAGTGGCTGAAGAGAGCGCCCCCTGCTGGGGGTCTGGAGATGTGAGCTTTCACTGCACCGTCTCTGGGAGCGCTCTGAGGCTTGATGCGAAGAACTCACTGTCCCTTGTCCAAGTATGGCTATTTTCCCTTTCACCCGAACCTCTGGGAGGCAGGGTCCCAAAGACCGCCCAATAGCTTCTAGTCTGTTACAGCTGTGGGTCATGGCGCCCCCAGTCTCGGGAAGATTTTCGCAGCACGCGCTAGGAGTTGAGCAGGAATACGACCGTTCGCTCCTAACCCTGGGGCGTGGGCACTCTTCGAAAGGTCCTTGAAGGCCCAGGGTGGGGCTCTGCAGGTGGTGACCACATTGCACGCAGTCCACGCTCAGGCAGTAGTCTGCCCGACTCCGCTGAATGGAGCGGAAGAGCACATAATCCACAGATTTCATTGAACCCTGTAATTCCAGCAGACAGGAGTCCTCCGAGGGGCTGCTGTCATTGGGCATGTCGATAATCTCCGACATCACCAGGGATCCACTGTCCATGGACGCTGCAATTTAGAAAGAGTCACCGTTAAGACACTGGAGCACACAAGAATCACATCACCAGAGAACCGCTTGACACAAGTGTCGTCACAAATACCACAACGCGGCATCAGATTGTCGGAAATCCACTGTCCGGATCATCGCACGAGCCTGACGTTAAATCTCGCTCTCCAGCGGGGTGAGAGATCTTCTTACCTTCAACACTTAGTGCAGCTGAGTTGATCCTGTTACGGGCGCCTGTGTGAGGCATTTCATTAACATGAGGGTCGAACAACGTTGCCTGAAAGGAAATAGATTAATGACAATCTGCATTCCCACACCAAATATATACAAAAATGGCATGCAGGTCCCTCGGAAGCTAATCTCGGTGTAAACTGGTAACCTCTGGCCAGCTCCACCAAGACCTTTCCTGTCCCACCACCTCTGATGTAACTTCAGaagataagaactgccatacagACCgaagggtccatcatgcccagtatcctgtttctagcaatggccaacccaggtcccaagtacctggcagaaacccaaagagtagtaacattccagagccgagattgtgatgtcataatgcctaagagccaacctcatcagtgatgtcacaatggctcgattgtcctatactgggctcacataagaacataagagttgccatactgggacagaccgaagggtccatcatgcccagtatcctgtttctagcaatggccaacccaggtcccaagtacctggcagaaacccaaagagtagtaacattccagagccgagattgtgatgtcataatgcctaagagccaacctcatcagtgatgtcacaatggctcgattgtcctatactgggctcacataagaacataagagttgccatactgggacagaccgaagggtccatcatgcccagtatcctgtttctagcaatggccaacccaggtcccaagtacctggcagaaacccaaagagtagtaacattccagagctgagattgtgatgtcataatgcctaagtgccaacctcatcagtgatgtcataatggctcgactgtcctatactgggctcacataagaacataagagttgccatactgggacagaccgaagggtccatcatgcccagtatcccgtttccaacagtggctaacccaggtcctgAGCAcctacctagatcccaagtaataaaacagatttgattcTGCTTATCCTCAGAATAAGCAGAGGCTTTCCCCATTTATATCACTACTGCTATGAGTTTGCGGGAAGTGGGGGAGGCAGACACCAGACCCAGAACAAGGAGAGGTagggggggagatgctggacaacaGGTGGTCCCCTACCACTGGGCAGCCCTGGTATTTTTGCCAGGCTTGCTCGATGGTAGTTATGCTCCTGATTTGTGCCTCCTTAGCTCCATTCCTTACCTGACTGTCTCCCCGGAGTCCCATGACGGTTTCATAAGATGGTGGGTAGTCCGTGGGATACAAAGGAACGGGGCTATCCATGGATCCATTATAAGTGATGCTGTCAAAGGAAAGATTTGAAGCATCAGCCAGTATCTCTTTAGCCAGAAATTTTGCCAGATACCTGAAGTTTTAGTTTTTTTCCCTACCCCATCCCTTTTTGCTTCTGGATCTCTGGGCAATGTCTAGGGAACGCACCAAAGGTCTTCCCCCCCCTGCCCACTTCGGAGCTCTGATCTGTAGTACCAGACCTCAATCGGGTTCATACTCACATAAGCATCACTGGAAGATGTTCCAGTGTCAGGTGCTAATAGTCAGGAGAAGTGGAGTCAAGCTCTGCTACACATAGACACTCTTCTTCCCTGCATGACACATTGGCTTTCCACATGACAATGTCAAGTTATCAGATAGCTTCACGTGATAAGGGTCAAATTGAGTCAGTGGCTGGTCTTGCCCTCAGTGCATCTAGGATCTCGTGCTTCCAATTTCTCCAAGTTACACAGGGATGCAAATCCCTACAGATCTACCGGGGCAGTGTCAGGATAGGTTCAGTCTGTGGCTGATGCCCTGGTAACCCCCAGGGCCTGCTCTAGCATTAGGCAAAGTAGATGCCCACCTACGGGAGCACAGTTCCGGcgacaacagcagcaacagcgcCGTGTGAAACAGATGTCACTGACTTTCAGGAGTCAGAGCCAGTGAGAGTGCCTACCCTCCCACCCCGATCACGGTTTACGGAGCTACTGCCAGCAATCTGAAAGCTAGCACTTTTCCTCCGCCTCCAGGCAGCCCTGCCTCTCATGAGCTCTCATCTCCAGCACCCAATCCCCAGTAAATGACATCACATGTAGCCACCATGCTAGTAACAGGAAGGGGTTAATGCATGGCTCTGTGTGACGGAAAGTGACTCTCTGATTGTAGAGTCCTCTTGGGTACAGCATAGCAAAGACTGCACAGGAGCAAAGCAGGCAGATTTGGCACTGGCATCATGGTCCTAGACTCCTAGCAGAGACACTAGAGAAGTATATATATGCATCAGTCTGATCTGGAACCGAGGACAAAGGAACACCGCAGTAGAGGTTGAAACTGCAGAGGTTCAGAGGCCATAGTGGTAGAGAGGACACTGAagatgaggggagggggaggctatGAGTGCTAAAACAGGCTGCCTGCTGGAGCTGAAGGGGAAAAGAGGGGGCTGGGATTGGAAATCAGAGGCTGAGGAGGACCAGGAGTGAAAACTGAAGACtgaggggaaagaaagggggctgggagTAGAAACCAGAGGCTGAGGAAAAAGAGAAGGGGCTGGGAGTGAAAATTGGAAGCTgctggtatggggggggggagaagagtggGAGCTGAGGGGGAAAAGCGAGGgggctgaagaaggaagaggagggagtgAAGAAAGAAGGGCCCGAGAGCAAGTGGGAAGGGTAGACTCAGCTAGAGGTCATTTAGCCTTGGGCTAAGCCTGGTGATCATCCTCTAGGGAGAATGAGAAGTTGCCCCAGTGCCCATCTAGTCCCAAGTGTCTTGCATCCCCTTGGCATCAGCGTTATCTCCTCACCTCTGAGCATCCGTCTCCGAGCTGCAGGTGTACTCTGGGGGGTAATATGGAGGAGGTGGCACCGGAGGCACAAACTCCTCGCTCTCCACCAGGTTCTGCAGGAAGACATCCTGAGGGGACAGGCACTCCAGGTTGACAGAGGTGGACCTCTGAGGAATCAGCTGAAAGAGGTAAAGAAGAAAGTGTGAAAAGATGGCAGACAGCTGACAAGGCTGTTACCGATGGTCTTTGGACCACACAGAAGCAAATGAGGACACTGGCTGAGGTGTGTGCATGAACAGGGCATCCTTGAAGGAGAACTATCATCACATCTGCTCCAAAAACATGTCCGCCGGTTGCCCCATCATCTTTAGATGCCAGAATGTCCCCAAGCCTCTCATCCCCTCCAAAACTGCCACACAGCCCACTCCAGCTCCGATGGGGGCAGACCCAGAACCGACAACTGCCATGTCCTCAGCACGGGGCAGGGGTCCGATAGTTCAGCCttaagggagggggagagggcagggctACTGGGAGAATGGGAAAGAGGGGGGGACGGAGGCCCACTTACAACATGGATAACATCTTGGGAAAAGATATGAATGCAGCAGATGACAGCAGACAGGATGCAGATGATGGTGGAGAGAATGGTGAGACCACAGACACTGAAGAGAAGATCCTAGGACACATAGAGAGCAGATGGCATCAGTGCCAAGAAGCATCTATCCCCGCCCCCAGGCCCCCTAGTTCCGACTatccccacccccaggccccCTAGTTCCGCCTATCCCCACCCCCGAGCCCGCCTTAGCCCCACCCCCTGCctcctgctcttgttgggcaggaaGTCCACAGCCACGCAcgcacggacttcctccctgcctgacacaggttttcaaaacccggacatagtctggtaaccctattccacAGGTATCATTCCCGGATTTCTAGCCCTGACCCTAATAGTCCTGCTCACTGATTCTACCCAACCTTCTAACTCCACCCTCCACCTTTGATATCCCTGCTCACTAACATCTTAAGCCGTTCCCTGTGATCCCTGCCAAAGCCCCCCTCTGAGGCCCCCCCCCATTGCACTTTTCCCCTTCCCGCTACCTGCTCCCTGGCCCCTCCAGCTCCCTCTGAGCCCACTGACCATCCCCTCCTTTGTTACCTTCAGGATGGTGCGGATACCCCGACAGTCTGGGTTCGGGTACATCATCAGGGTCTCATCCTTGTTGCTGCAGGACGACGGAAGGGGCTGCTCCAACAGGGTCTTGCAGCAGAAACACCAATCCCGCTCCTCAAAGCCAGGACCAGGATGAAGGCGGAAGGCAGAAGCAAAAGTCACAAGCGTGCACAAAACCGTCCAGTAACACAGCGCACACTGCACAGCCACAAAGCTTCTACTACTGGTGTATTTGGGTGCCAGGGTCAGGTATGGGAGGTAGTTAGTGTGGTTTCACCCCAAGGCAAACTTTGTGCCCTCCCCACGTACAGGGTTTCCAGATGCCACCCTCAACGGGCTTCTGCAGGGTCACTCTGTTCACAAAGTGCCGACTTTCTCATTAAAAGTGATCATTAAATAAATCTGCCCTCACTggggcatggggaagagaagaaaagtctttttggTGCAAAGCTTATatcattggttaaaaaaaaaaaaaaaaatgtatacttaATCATTGGCTAAAGGATCTTCCTCTGACCTTCTGGTACTGAAGGAATAAACTCCCCACACTGATATGGGAATCTTACGGGGCCTGTCTTCACTCGGAAAGGTATAAACAAATTCTATTGGTTTGGGAACTATATTTAAGTTTTTTTTATCCCAAACCCAAGCAGGGTCAGGCCTGACTAGTACCTAGATGGGGGACCACTGGGGAacaccaggtgctgtaggctgcaCAGCCCCATGTTGGGCAGAGCAACACAGTGGAGCACTGGAGGAGAAGGTAATGACAAACCACTCTTGTACTCTGCCTTAAAACATCAGAGGGAGGATTCCTCTCTGTGCATGCAGCCATGGGTCGGTGGTCAACGCAAAGGCCTAGACACACATCCCAAcctagagttaccagacatctggatttgtcgagacagcttttcaaaacccagcgctttgtccgagttttgaaaatcTTCTAGCTCAGGAGCTGAATCGGGAGGGCATATGCACAGATGTTACACAGTGACATCATACCgtgcacacatgcatgtgacatcatcacatcacaccTGCAGGTTAACACAGAAGCCCCAGCTGGTTAACATGATTGCCCTTTGGGGATCCAGTCCAGCCCATTCTGTGCAAcacaaggcagtgagggggaaaaAAGCCTTCATCAGACACTTCTGCAAGGAACTGTGTCCATTTCTGAAACCAGCTCAAGTCCCTGGAATCAGCTGCCCCTCGACCTCTCCTGCCGTGTCAGATTATTCCATTAAGGGTGTGCAGTTTATCTGCTCAGCCTTCGTCTTGCACCCTCACGCTCTCAGCACTAGGCAGAACCCATATGACGTGTTGGAATGGAGCCCAGCGGTACCCCAGAACATCTTTACTGAGTTACTGTATGTGGCAATCAGCGCTCAGAGCTGTGAACCAGCCAACCACAAATCCATTCTCCTCAGTATGCGACAAAGCTACTTACCTCCCCTGTACGGAGCTTGGGTCAGGGGCATCAAGATGGGAGCGAGAGGCACTTCCAGGCCTGGCTTCCACCCATTccatgctgggacttgtagttccaatttcttAAGTGCCAGGAACTACATGTCCCAGAAGGGAATGGGCAGATGCAGGAAAACAGGCTCAGCCTCATTGCTGTTACAAACCCAGCAGGGTGTGGGTGCGGCgttgtttctctctctcatctatctctatatatacaaacacacacaaatTAGGTTAGCAGAGTAAATGTCCATCAGGGTGACAGACCTGCAGGTAACTATTTGTGTAAAACCTCTTGGACTGGGAATAGCTCTGTAACCTTTGGCAAGTCTCATAGGATTTCACCAGCTGAGCAGTCTGGCAGGACAGGATGGAGCCGACCAAGTTGAGCATGACGGAGAGCGCAGAGAGCAGGGTGAAGAACGTGAtctaaaagacagacagacagaaggtcAGGACACAGGCGGTGGTGGCCCTCCAGTCACGTCTTGCCACCTCCCTGGAATGCGGGGGACACCTACCACCAGTGTAAACGGCCGTCTCCAGGACACAATCCCGACCAGACCCGAGAGGGCTAGCTAAGAACAGAGAGGAGAAGAAACATGAGCATGACACTTCTCAGGCTGAACTGCGCTAAACCATGAAAGCCACATATTAGAAACGCTGATTATATGACTGGGGGCAAACCAGAGGCACAGATAAAATCGCCCTTCTTTTCAGATAATTCCTATCCCCACCTGTGGCAGGCTGGACTGAACATTTCTACACATTCTCCACAATGAATCCAATATCTTTCTCCTGGGTGGCGACTCCtaatagagaatgatacagggacaaatttttccccatcctgttcccataagttttgtcgctgtccctgtcccattcctgtaagctcagtcttatccacacaaacctcaaacacttatgattttaaagtgtttgaggcttgtgcacatgaggacggagcttaggcattggtggaatgaggcattatgacatcacaatctcagctctagaatgttgctacttaggattttaaagggtttgaggcagatgaggatggagcttaggcattggtggaacgaggcattatgacatcacaagctgagctctaaaatgttgctacttaggatttgaaagggtttgaggcttgtgcagatgaggacggagcttaggcattggtggaacgaggcattatgacatcacaagctgagctctagaatgttgcgacTTATAATTtttaagtgcttgaggcttggaAGGATCATTCAAAACCTTTAGGTTCCTTTTGAAAATCTGGCTCTTTGAACAAATCTACGCTTCCTAAGCAGATTTTGGGCTGTTGCGTGAGGCTCACCAGTTCCCCAATTTGCAACTTGGTATGAATGTAATTTCTGTCCTTTGCACATGACGGACTTCCTTTTCCTACTTGATTTTAGTTTGTAAACCACTGATTTCTGCCTGTCAGTTTTTAGCACTATAGTAAATTCCAGATaaatatccccccttttacaaaaccacgagtTTTTTAGCgcttcatagagttcctatgggcaagcagcgcagagcattcagcgtgctggctggcgctaaaaaactctttcgttattttgtaaaaaaaagggggagggaaataaataaatatatcagtCTTTCAAAGAATTACTTATTTACAATACAACCTTTACAAAACATGGCCTTCCGAGATCCTTGCACTTATGACTGCAAGAACTTAATTTAAAGATTGATGCCTAGTATTTCAAACTTGATGCGGTCACAGTCCACTGTACCAGGGCTACTTTGACACCTGAAAACAGCTTG
This region includes:
- the LOC117350234 gene encoding protein FAM189B isoform X2 → MEQKPSSQYATLDVYNPFDSQGERRDMQQPPPPYQPPTNMPQPPTETVQPPRKPSANEPKNYGSYGSQEATAAATADLLRKQEELNRKAAELDRRERELQSATLGNAAVRQNNWPPLPSFCPIQPCFYQDISVEIPQEFQKTVFTMYYLWTFSAATLFLNFLASLAWFCVDSSMGSSFGLSILWALLFTPCSFVCWYRPLYKAVRSDSSFNFFVFFFIFFVQDIIYVLQTIGIPGWGFSGWIASLAAIKKNLAVAIIMMIVALFFTATSVLGIVMLKRLALSGLVGIVSWRRPFTLVITFFTLLSALSVMLNLVGSILSCQTAQLVKSYETCQRLQSYSQSKRFYTNSYLQERDWCFCCKTLLEQPLPSSCSNKDETLMMYPNPDCRGIRTILKDLLFSVCGLTILSTIICILSAVICCIHIFSQDVIHVLIPQRSTSVNLECLSPQDVFLQNLVESEEFVPPVPPPPYYPPEYTCSSETDAQSITYNGSMDSPVPLYPTDYPPSYETVMGLRGDSQATLFDPHVNEMPHTGARNRINSAALSVEASMDSGSLVMSEIIDMPNDSSPSEDSCLLELQGSMKSVDYVLFRSIQRSRADYCLSVDCVQCGHHLQSPTLGLQGPFEECPRPRVRSERSYSCSTPSACCENLPETGGAMTHSCNRLEAIGRSLGPCLPEVRVKGKIAILGQGTVSSSHQASERSQRRCSESSHLQTPSRGRSLQPLARSHSDPAISLSNGTDEFRDPLYSKVLRNEVSTSSGDPVLCSEVCLLRGSQCDSPQLFRAMSFGRNKFQVTKRVVQRLSRSGTRSLGDLKVCRNTRVLVARILQRSKRNLTLGLEQAGNQKQVPGGPWQIGHLPTREGIHLRSCGDLSSTSPLRRLLSGRRLERTRPHSLSLVYKENVL
- the LOC117350234 gene encoding protein FAM189B isoform X5 translates to MAERDLNPFVEPEGMENPFQLALSGLVGIVSWRRPFTLVITFFTLLSALSVMLNLVGSILSCQTAQLVKSYETCQRLQSYSQSKRFYTNSYLQERDWCFCCKTLLEQPLPSSCSNKDETLMMYPNPDCRGIRTILKDLLFSVCGLTILSTIICILSAVICCIHIFSQDVIHVLIPQRSTSVNLECLSPQDVFLQNLVESEEFVPPVPPPPYYPPEYTCSSETDAQSITYNGSMDSPVPLYPTDYPPSYETVMGLRGDSQATLFDPHVNEMPHTGARNRINSAALSVEASMDSGSLVMSEIIDMPNDSSPSEDSCLLELQGSMKSVDYVLFRSIQRSRADYCLSVDCVQCGHHLQSPTLGLQGPFEECPRPRVRSERSYSCSTPSACCENLPETGGAMTHSCNRLEAIGRSLGPCLPEVRVKGKIAILGQGTVSSSHQASERSQRRCSESSHLQTPSRGRSLQPLARSHSDPAISLSNGTDEFRDPLYSKVLRNEVSTSSGDPVLCSEVCLLRGSQCDSPQLFRAMSFGRNKFQVTKRVVQRLSRSGTRSLGDLKVCRNTRVLVARILQRSKRNLTLGLEQAGNQKQVPGGPWQIGHLPTREGIHLRSCGDLSSTSPLRRLLSGRRLERTRPHSLSLVYKENVL